The segment CTGGAAAGATTTGTCCATCAGAGGCAAGACTGCTGCTTCTCGCCCTGACGCACGGTCTCCACAACCTGCCCCCACTGCTCGGGGCTCGCGGCTGGAAACGAGCTTTCCAGTGCCCTCTTGGCACCTCACAGGCCAGGTCGGTCAGGACCCACAATGTCCCTCTACCCAGAAGGCCCAGCTAGGTGGCCAGAGCACCCCTGGGCCTTTTACCTGCTGTGCACAAATCCCACAGCTGTGAAATGAAGGCAAAGTGGCACATTTTACAGATCATAGCCATAGCAAGCACCTTACATCGCTGTGCTAAGTGACAGGGACCATAGCAGAAGGTAcaatatcctcattttacagataaggaaactgagggacAGAGAAGCCCAGTGGCACCCCTCCCCTCCAGACACCCTAACCAATGAATGGCAGGGCCAGGAGTCACCCCAGCTGTCTGCCTTGCAAGCCTCGCTTTTTGCCTGCACCACGTTGCCTCCTGGGAGGTGGGGCACACTGTGGGGGGAAGAGGCTGGATCTACCACTAGTTTTCTTTTGAGGCCACAAGGATGGCAAGGCTCCTCTGTGGCTCTGGAAGAGATGAAAGGTCATTTCAGCCACCCAAGTCCCCCCACCCACTCAGCTGCCGCGGCTGTACCACCCAGGGTCGCCGCTCTGCTGGGGACGCGACAGGAAGGGCGCACAGCCTGGGCTCCTCCCGGCCGGCTGCTGAGGCCCGTGTCCCTCAGCGGGTCGGGCCCTCGCGGAAGGTGAGCCTCCCTGGGCCTCTGAAGGCAGCAACGCTGCTGGGCGCTGCCAGGAAAGCGGGCGCGCGCCCAGGCGGGGTTCCCCGCGGCTCTAAGAGAAGGCGCCACCACGTCAGTGCCTGAGCCCCTCGGGACCCGGAGGCTTCCAGCCCAGCCCGGGTGTTGGGGGGGTAGGGTGGAGAAGGGGCGGAGCCTCGCAGGAGCGGAGTGGGGACAGGGAGGAGTTAGAGGCGGGAGGGGGCccgggaaagggaagagagaccAGGAGGAGCTGGGGGGCTCGGACGTTAAAGCCGAGAGGGGTGTTCAGGCTGCAGGAGGCCGGCAGTGCGGGAGGGCGGCAGGCACCCGGGGCCTTGGGCGGGGAGGGCGAGGCGATTTCCCCCACTATCGCCAGATGCTCAGAGTCGAGAATTCGCTGCGGTGACATTCTCCCGAAGTGCGGGTGGATGGGAACCCAGCAGTTTCTATGCCTCCTCCCCCCTTGCTGgagtggtagtggtggtgggtgAGGCCAGTGGCCGGGTCAGGGAAGAGGGTTGGGGTTGGGGGTCCTGGAGGAGCGTCCCTCCAGTCCCGGCCCGCACTCCAGCTGGGAGAACAGAAGGACAAAGCTCACCTCGGGGGCTCCCCGCCCGCTGGGTGCGGACATCCAGGCCGAGGCGGAGATCCCTGAGCGGCTGCGCCCGCCTCTCCTGCCCCGCGGCGGGGCATCGGCGGCCGCCGCAgcccccttctctcccttctcctagGGAAGAGAGCCCCGACCCCCCGGGTCCTAGATCTGGGGAGGGCAGGGATCCAGCTCCTTGCGCTCTGCGTCCCTCCCCTGGGGCTTGGCCAGGACTCGGTACCCAGACCCCTTGCTGGGTTTCCAGGCCCAGCACAGAGAGGGAGAGGACCACCCCTCGCTcggccgcgccccgcccccggcccccgcccggcCGACGTCGCATTAGCATGAGCGACGCAAATGGCCGGGGCACCACTCGGGGGCCGGGACTCGCCGCGTCACAGCCCCgagtggaaggaaaaaaagaggaggcGGTGGAGGAGGAGGCAAGAGCCGACGCGAGGGGAGGGGAGCGCGGCGGCGGGGCGAGCGGGCCAGCCGGTGGGAGGCAGCAGCATGCCCCTCGGCCCGCGCGGGCTGCCTCCCAGCGCCGTGGGGGCGGTTCCGGGAGCGCCCTGGGCGCAGCGCTCCGGGTCTCCGGCGAGGACCCCGGCCTCTGGGCGCGCGCGCCTCCCCCGCCGTCCCTGAGCCCAGCGGCGGCGGGTCCCGACTCGGCTCGCATCCGCGGCGCCGCCGCCTCGCCGGACAGCGTCCTTGCCTTTCCCGGAGAGTGGAACCATGAGCCCCGCGGCTACCTGAGGCTCGGCGGGCGCCGCGCGGCAGGAATCGCGCCCCGAAGCCCGCGCCAGCGGCTCTGCACTGCGGGACCCCGGCGGAGAAGTCCGAGGAAGAGCCGCGGAGTTTGGGGCCATGGAGCCGGAGGCGCCGGCGGGCCTGGCCCAGGCGGCGGCCACCAAGCTGTCGGAGAAGGTGGGCGCGGCGCTGCAGGAGCCCCGGCGGCAGCGGCGCCTGGTGCTGGTCATCGTGTGCGTGGCGCTCTTCCTGGACAACATGCTCTACATGGTGATCGTGCCCATCGTGCCGTACTACATCGCCCACATGCACCCGGCCAACAGGAGCTGCGTCCCCACCTCCGAGGTGTGGGCGCCCACCCCGCCGCCTCCCACTCCGGCCAACGCCAGCGCCGCCGCGGCCAACGCCTCCGAGCCCCCGAAGGGCGCGTGGTCCGCGGGGCCGGCCCTGTGGTCCCGCTACCCCAGGGAGAGCGAGGACGTCAAGATCGGGGTGTTGTTTGCCTCCAAAGCGATCCTGCAGCTGCTGGTGAACCCCCTGAGCGGGCCCTTCATCGACCGCATGAGCTACGACGTGCCGCTGCTCATGGGCCTGGGCGTCCTGTTCGCCTCCACCGTGATGTTCGCCTTCGCCGAGAGCTACGCCACGCTGTTCGCCGCGCGCAGCCTGCAGGGCCTGGGCTCGGCCTTCGCCGACACGTCCGGCATCGCCATGATCGCCGACAAGTACCCCGAGGAGCCCGAGCGCAGCCGCGCGCTGGGCGTGGCGCTCGCCTTCATCAGCTTCGGCAGCCTGGTGGCGCCGCCCTTCGGGGGCTTCCTCTACGAGTTCACCGACAAGTACGTGCCCTTCCTGGTGCTGGCCGCCGTGTCGCTGCTCGACGCGCTGCTGCTACTGGCCGTGGCCAAGCCCTTCTCGGCCGCGGCCCGGGCGCGCGCCAACCTGCCGGTGGGCACGCCCATCCACCGCCTCATGCTGGACCCCTACATCGCCGTGGTGGCCGGGGCGCTCACCACCTGCAACATCCCGCTCGCCTTCCTCGAG is part of the Dasypus novemcinctus isolate mDasNov1 chromosome 6, mDasNov1.1.hap2, whole genome shotgun sequence genome and harbors:
- the SLC18A3 gene encoding vesicular acetylcholine transporter produces the protein MEPEAPAGLAQAAATKLSEKVGAALQEPRRQRRLVLVIVCVALFLDNMLYMVIVPIVPYYIAHMHPANRSCVPTSEVWAPTPPPPTPANASAAAANASEPPKGAWSAGPALWSRYPRESEDVKIGVLFASKAILQLLVNPLSGPFIDRMSYDVPLLMGLGVLFASTVMFAFAESYATLFAARSLQGLGSAFADTSGIAMIADKYPEEPERSRALGVALAFISFGSLVAPPFGGFLYEFTDKYVPFLVLAAVSLLDALLLLAVAKPFSAAARARANLPVGTPIHRLMLDPYIAVVAGALTTCNIPLAFLEPTIATWMEHTMAASEWEMGMAWLPAFVPHVLGVYLTVRLAARYPHLQWLYGAIGLAVIGVSSCLVPACRSFWPLVASLCVLCFGIALVDTALLPTLAFLVDVRHVSVYGSVYAIADISYSVAYALGPIVAGHIVHSLGFLQLSLGMGLANLLYAPLLLLLRNVSLLTRSRSERDVLLDEPPQGLYEAVRLRDRPVLGPDGAPRSPPGPFGEGEDDYNDYYARS